The following are encoded together in the Myxococcus guangdongensis genome:
- a CDS encoding ArsR/SmtB family transcription factor, giving the protein MLNHGAVDRVFQALGDSTRRAIIERLSQGSLSVSDLAKPLDITLAAVVQHLQVLEESGLVRTEKVGRVRSCHIRPEGLQVAEDWISARRSLWERRFDRLGELLDGPESSRKKGRS; this is encoded by the coding sequence ATGCTAAACCATGGCGCCGTAGACCGGGTCTTCCAGGCACTGGGCGACTCCACACGGAGGGCCATCATCGAGCGACTGAGTCAGGGCTCCTTGTCAGTCAGCGACCTGGCGAAGCCGCTCGACATCACCCTCGCCGCGGTCGTTCAGCACCTCCAGGTCCTCGAGGAGAGCGGCTTGGTGCGCACGGAGAAGGTCGGGCGCGTGCGCTCCTGTCACATCCGACCCGAGGGGCTGCAGGTTGCCGAGGACTGGATTTCCGCACGGCGCAGCCTGTGGGAGCGCCGCTTCGACCGACTGGGCGAGCTGCTGGATGGCCCCGAGTCCTCCCGAAAGAAGGGCAGATCATGA
- a CDS encoding SRPBCC family protein — protein MKTPPVVHGSFTIERTYKASPARVFAAWSDVETKAQWFIGPPERWRLVKRELDFRVGGTELLHGQFEGRHATVFTARYHSIIPNERLVYVYDMHVGDMHLSVSLATVELHATKTGGTRMVFTEQATFLDGADGTRSREGGTAEHFDRLGRVLEDSRDIVSSRRFDTPRDRVYRAFSDPEQLSRWWGPRGSTNTFEVFELRPGGQWRFVMQGPDGARYVMHKEFTEVVPLERVVFRHLQESHHFEMRLDFTDEGPNTRLTWRMRFESKEEVEKVRGFVENANEQNFDRLAELLASR, from the coding sequence ATGAAGACACCTCCCGTCGTTCACGGCTCATTCACCATTGAGCGCACCTACAAGGCGTCTCCGGCCCGGGTCTTCGCGGCCTGGTCCGACGTGGAGACCAAGGCCCAATGGTTCATCGGGCCACCTGAGCGGTGGCGACTCGTGAAGCGCGAGCTCGACTTCCGAGTGGGAGGGACAGAGCTGCTCCACGGCCAGTTCGAGGGCCGCCACGCGACTGTTTTCACCGCGCGCTATCACTCCATCATCCCCAACGAGCGGCTCGTCTACGTCTACGACATGCACGTGGGCGACATGCACTTGTCCGTGTCACTGGCCACGGTGGAGCTCCACGCGACGAAGACAGGCGGAACGAGGATGGTGTTCACCGAGCAGGCCACCTTCCTCGACGGTGCGGATGGAACCCGCTCACGTGAAGGAGGAACGGCCGAACACTTCGACAGACTGGGACGCGTGCTCGAGGACTCCCGAGACATCGTCTCATCGCGGCGCTTCGATACACCTCGAGACCGGGTGTACCGGGCATTCAGCGACCCCGAGCAACTGTCGCGCTGGTGGGGACCGCGGGGTTCGACGAACACCTTCGAGGTGTTTGAGCTCCGCCCAGGAGGTCAGTGGCGCTTCGTGATGCAGGGACCGGATGGAGCCCGGTACGTCATGCACAAGGAGTTCACGGAGGTGGTCCCCTTGGAGCGGGTCGTCTTCCGACACCTCCAGGAGTCACACCACTTCGAGATGCGCCTCGACTTCACGGATGAGGGGCCGAACACACGCCTCACCTGGCGAATGCGCTTCGAGTCGAAGGAGGAGGTC